A region of Pseudomonas cavernicola DNA encodes the following proteins:
- a CDS encoding LexA family protein, translated as MPNMIYLGPVSSSTCELPFFSARVPAGFPSPAEDHLDQKISLDALLNIDAPHTYLVRASGDSMINAGIFDEDVLIVSRALPPTDGDIVIAAINGDIFIKRLSKAGEQIILQPENPKYLPRYILESDELVIWGVVTASIRRHHGHA; from the coding sequence ATGCCCAACATGATCTATCTCGGGCCCGTAAGCAGCTCAACCTGCGAGCTGCCGTTCTTCTCTGCACGAGTACCTGCGGGTTTTCCCAGCCCGGCAGAGGATCACTTGGACCAGAAAATCTCGCTCGATGCACTGCTGAACATCGACGCGCCCCACACCTACCTCGTGCGCGCCTCAGGTGACAGCATGATAAATGCTGGGATCTTTGACGAGGATGTGTTGATAGTCAGTCGTGCGCTGCCACCTACTGATGGCGATATCGTCATCGCCGCCATCAATGGCGACATTTTTATCAAGCGGCTATCGAAAGCGGGCGAGCAGATTATCCTGCAGCCAGAGAACCCCAAATACCTGCCCCGCTACATCCTCGAAAGCGACGAACTGGTGATTTGGGGTGTGGTCACCGCCAGCATCCGTAGGCATCACGGTCATGCCTAA
- the umuC gene encoding translesion error-prone DNA polymerase V subunit UmuC, with protein MPKSVFALIDCNSFYASCERVFRPDLQRTPIVVLSNNDGCVIARSADAKPFVKMGAPYFQIKNDLKRHGIEAFSSNYALYGDMSQRVMTILENLLPVVAVYSIDEAFAELTGIPEPLETLGHQLRAEVLQKTGLPVGVGIAETMTLAKLANHASKRWQRQTGGVVNICDPEKRNKLLKVTPVEEVWGIGQRMKASLQAMHITTAWQLALADPRTLRKKFSVIIEKTARELRGTPCLELEESPLPKQEICCSRMFGDRQYELSPIREAVATYTARAAEKLRAQQSLCSRIRVSIRTGMFNPDEAKKYAKGVIYQLPYPTDDTRLLNQAAQTCLESIYRPGYAYSKAEVMLLELCRRNEHTPDLFAPMQQPEVDRVMSVLDQINARWGRGTIGSGRIPAAPGWTMRREMLNPSYTTRLDQLWRIRAE; from the coding sequence ATGCCTAAGAGCGTTTTTGCCCTGATCGACTGCAACAGCTTCTACGCCAGTTGCGAGCGGGTGTTCCGGCCAGACCTACAACGCACGCCCATCGTGGTGCTGAGCAATAACGACGGTTGCGTGATTGCCCGCTCGGCCGACGCCAAACCCTTTGTGAAGATGGGCGCGCCTTACTTCCAGATCAAAAACGACCTCAAACGCCACGGCATTGAGGCTTTCAGCAGTAACTACGCGCTCTACGGCGACATGAGCCAGCGAGTCATGACGATCCTGGAAAACCTGCTGCCAGTGGTGGCGGTGTATAGCATCGATGAAGCCTTCGCTGAGTTGACCGGTATACCAGAACCCTTGGAGACACTCGGCCACCAACTGCGCGCCGAGGTGCTGCAAAAAACTGGCCTTCCCGTCGGCGTGGGCATTGCCGAGACCATGACCTTGGCCAAACTGGCCAATCACGCCTCCAAGCGTTGGCAACGGCAGACCGGCGGCGTGGTCAATATTTGTGATCCGGAGAAGCGGAATAAGTTACTGAAGGTCACGCCAGTCGAAGAGGTTTGGGGCATAGGCCAGCGTATGAAAGCGAGTCTTCAGGCCATGCACATTACTACTGCGTGGCAGCTGGCCCTGGCCGATCCCCGGACGCTGCGTAAAAAATTCAGCGTCATTATCGAAAAGACCGCACGAGAACTGCGCGGCACGCCCTGCCTGGAACTCGAAGAAAGCCCCCTGCCCAAACAGGAGATCTGCTGTAGCCGGATGTTCGGTGACCGTCAGTACGAGCTATCGCCAATCCGTGAGGCGGTTGCAACCTACACCGCCCGAGCGGCGGAGAAACTACGCGCGCAGCAGTCTCTGTGCAGCCGCATTCGGGTGAGCATTCGCACCGGAATGTTCAACCCGGACGAGGCTAAAAAATATGCCAAGGGCGTGATCTACCAACTTCCCTACCCGACCGACGACACACGCTTGCTGAACCAAGCCGCTCAGACGTGTCTGGAGAGCATTTATCGCCCCGGCTATGCCTACAGCAAGGCCGAGGTCATGTTGCTTGAGCTATGCCGACGTAACGAACACACCCCAGACCTTTTTGCCCCAATGCAGCAACCCGAGGTGGATCGAGTGATGAGCGTACTGGACCAAATCAATGCCCGTTGGGGGCGTGGAACCATAGGCTCCGGTCGAATTCCCGCGGCACCCGGCTGGACCATGCGCCGCGAAATGCTCAACCCTAGTTACACAACACGACTAGACCAGCTATGGCGCATTCGAGCCGAGTAA
- a CDS encoding LLM class flavin-dependent oxidoreductase gives MKFSLIYEAQTVDSSREGDRRIFEETVEQAVLADKLGFDTFWCVEHTALSNYSHMSAPETMLAFVAGKTERIGIGHGVVCLPPAMNHPVKVAERIATLDLLSKGRVHFGVGKGGTQQEAGTFGYDLATLQPQIDEAMYLIPKMFVQDEIEHHGDFVQIPLRPIHPKPYQDPHPPMYLACTNTESLKRAGERGMGALVLGFGGPEEIAKKVAVYHEAWDNRDLKDQVGFRPIRHIAALCPAIVLDDNEQARKIGIRGQRYFMESLAYWYAGGERPDPEKWKDDTFTDGNGQSVIKSRFASEEITADFSDPTMAMMNPNHAYGTVEDCIGYVQRLQEAGADEILFICQMGTVPQWAQLETLKNIGEQVIPFFREQLAKA, from the coding sequence ATGAAATTCTCACTGATCTATGAAGCCCAGACGGTGGACTCCAGCCGTGAAGGCGACCGCCGGATTTTCGAAGAGACCGTGGAGCAGGCGGTGCTAGCCGATAAGCTCGGCTTCGACACCTTCTGGTGCGTCGAGCACACCGCGCTGAGCAACTACTCGCACATGTCGGCACCCGAGACCATGCTGGCGTTCGTCGCCGGCAAGACCGAGCGCATCGGCATCGGCCATGGTGTGGTTTGCCTGCCGCCGGCGATGAACCATCCAGTCAAGGTGGCCGAGCGCATCGCCACCCTCGACCTGCTGTCCAAGGGCCGCGTGCACTTCGGTGTCGGCAAGGGCGGCACCCAGCAGGAAGCCGGCACCTTCGGCTACGACCTGGCGACCCTGCAGCCGCAGATCGACGAAGCCATGTACCTGATCCCGAAGATGTTCGTGCAGGACGAGATCGAACATCACGGCGATTTCGTACAGATCCCCCTGCGGCCGATCCATCCCAAGCCGTATCAGGACCCGCACCCGCCGATGTACCTGGCCTGCACCAACACCGAATCGCTCAAGCGCGCCGGCGAGCGCGGCATGGGCGCCCTGGTGCTGGGTTTCGGCGGCCCGGAGGAAATCGCCAAGAAGGTCGCCGTCTACCATGAGGCCTGGGACAACCGTGACCTGAAGGACCAGGTTGGTTTCCGCCCCATCCGCCACATTGCCGCCCTGTGTCCGGCCATCGTTCTCGACGATAACGAGCAGGCGCGCAAGATCGGTATCCGTGGCCAGCGCTACTTCATGGAATCCCTGGCCTACTGGTACGCCGGCGGCGAACGCCCGGACCCGGAAAAGTGGAAGGACGACACCTTCACCGACGGCAACGGCCAGAGCGTGATCAAATCGCGCTTCGCCTCGGAAGAGATCACTGCGGACTTCTCCGACCCGACCATGGCGATGATGAACCCCAACCACGCCTACGGCACGGTCGAAGACTGCATCGGCTACGTGCAGCGCTTGCAGGAAGCCGGTGCCGATGAAATCCTGTTCATCTGCCAGATGGGCACAGTGCCGCAATGGGCGCAGCTGGAGACCCTGAAAAATATCGGCGAGCAGGTGATTCCCTTTTTCCGTGAGCAACTGGCCAAGGCCTGA
- a CDS encoding flavin-dependent monooxygenase produces MLDQDLIRQRLIQRARELVPLLRERAPQAAQLGQLPEETIRDFQEAGFFRILQPARWEGYELEPKDFFEVQMTLAEGCMSSAWVLGVVAIHNWQLALFDDRAAQDVWGQDSSVLISSSYMPVGKVERVDGGFRLSGRWGFSSGSKHCDWVFLGAMVPPAEVGGAPDYRTFLLPRGDYQILDNWNVMGLEATGSHDILVENAFVPEYRTHRALDGFMQHSPGNAVNTAPLFRLPFGQIFVRAVSSSAIGALQGAVDQFVEHNRARVGVNDGRKMVQDPAAQTALANAMVCVDECKTVLLRNFALMLQRAQHGEPLSMPERVKMRYDSALVADKCARAVSELMFNSGASTIFRSHVINRAFRDIHTGRAHVANSPAKYAWNLGGVSMGQDSSDFFL; encoded by the coding sequence ATGCTCGACCAAGACCTGATTCGCCAGCGTCTGATCCAACGTGCCCGCGAGCTGGTGCCGTTGCTGCGCGAACGCGCGCCACAGGCCGCGCAGCTCGGCCAACTGCCGGAGGAGACCATTCGCGATTTCCAGGAGGCCGGTTTCTTTCGCATCCTCCAACCCGCCCGCTGGGAGGGCTACGAGCTGGAGCCCAAGGACTTCTTCGAGGTGCAGATGACCCTCGCCGAAGGCTGCATGTCTTCAGCCTGGGTACTCGGCGTGGTGGCCATCCACAACTGGCAGCTGGCGCTGTTCGACGACCGCGCCGCGCAGGACGTCTGGGGCCAGGACTCCAGCGTGCTGATCTCTTCCTCTTATATGCCGGTGGGCAAGGTCGAGCGGGTCGACGGCGGCTTTCGCCTGAGCGGCCGGTGGGGGTTTTCCTCCGGCAGCAAACACTGCGACTGGGTGTTCCTCGGCGCCATGGTGCCACCGGCAGAGGTGGGCGGGGCGCCGGACTACCGGACCTTCCTGCTACCACGCGGCGATTACCAGATCCTCGACAACTGGAACGTGATGGGCCTGGAAGCCACCGGCTCCCACGATATTCTGGTGGAGAACGCCTTCGTTCCCGAGTACCGCACGCATCGCGCCCTGGATGGTTTTATGCAGCACAGCCCGGGCAACGCGGTGAACACCGCGCCGCTGTTTCGCCTGCCGTTCGGACAGATCTTCGTGCGCGCCGTGTCTTCCTCGGCGATCGGCGCCTTGCAGGGTGCAGTCGACCAGTTCGTCGAACACAACCGTGCGCGGGTCGGCGTCAACGACGGGCGCAAGATGGTCCAGGACCCGGCGGCGCAGACCGCGCTGGCAAACGCGATGGTTTGCGTCGACGAATGCAAGACGGTGCTGTTGCGCAATTTCGCCCTGATGCTGCAACGCGCGCAACATGGCGAGCCGTTGAGCATGCCGGAGCGGGTGAAGATGCGTTACGACTCGGCACTGGTGGCCGACAAGTGCGCGCGGGCGGTCTCCGAGCTGATGTTCAACAGCGGTGCCTCGACCATCTTCCGCAGCCACGTGATCAACCGCGCCTTCCGCGACATCCACACCGGCCGCGCTCACGTCGCCAACAGCCCGGCCAAATACGCCTGGAACCTCGGTGGCGTGAGCATGGGGCAGGACAGCAGCGACTTCTTCCTCTGA
- a CDS encoding flavin reductase family protein, giving the protein MNEANLKAEMLQAMRRLAKSVTIITTSNGRERFAMSATAVDSLSTEPPSLLICVNQTASLHAVLDTGADFCVNILGLEQEELSLLCSGPIKGEARFQRGNWLSSAEGIPYLGDAQSAILCRQDGKFTYGTHSIFIGRIQQIYNGETISPLVYLDGSYTTTAAPVPTLAAAG; this is encoded by the coding sequence ATGAACGAAGCCAATCTGAAAGCCGAGATGCTCCAGGCCATGCGCCGCCTGGCCAAGTCCGTGACCATCATCACCACCAGCAACGGCCGCGAGCGTTTCGCCATGTCCGCCACCGCGGTCGACTCGCTGAGCACCGAGCCGCCTTCGCTGCTGATCTGCGTCAACCAAACAGCCTCCCTGCATGCGGTGCTGGATACCGGCGCGGACTTCTGCGTGAACATCCTCGGCCTGGAACAGGAAGAGCTGTCGCTGCTGTGCAGCGGGCCGATCAAGGGCGAGGCGCGGTTCCAGCGCGGCAACTGGCTGAGCAGCGCCGAAGGTATTCCCTACCTGGGCGATGCACAGTCGGCCATCCTCTGTCGCCAGGACGGTAAGTTCACCTACGGCACCCACAGCATCTTCATCGGCCGCATCCAACAGATTTACAACGGCGAGACGATCAGCCCGCTGGTTTATCTGGATGGTTCCTACACCACCACCGCTGCACCCGTGCCGACCCTCGCGGCGGCCGGCTGA
- a CDS encoding FAD-binding protein, whose protein sequence is MNGIEALPPLRVATAEQLTWDDQAELLVVGFGGAGACAAIEAASRGLSVLALERFAGGGATAISGGVVYAGGGTPYQQQAGYSDGSEAMFRYLRQEVGEAVSAATLRDFCERSCEQLAWLERQGVTFEASVPPHKTSYPTDQYYLYYSGNEAVPAYAEQAPPAPRGHRAKGPGMSGASLFAPLKAAALSRGVRLHSQCEVRRLVLNERDEVLGVEAWQLPAGSRAARWHGRLARWATAIHMYAPALADSLRVRLRRIEQVHAERRLIRAERGVLLSAGGFIFNRALVRQHAPHYLAGLPLGTTGCDGSGIRLGQSAGAALARMDKVSAWRFINPPLAWARGLIVNGAGQRYCNEEVYGATLGHAMVEEQGGRAILILNKALVREALRQVGPGKVWQFQRLPVLINLLFNAKRATSPAALAERCGLPAVQLEQSLAAYNRAARGEVADAFGKSSAMLASLEQGPWYALDLSFDSRLFPCPAITLGGLKVCERSGQVLNDSGAPITGLYSAGRNAVGIASNLYVSGLSLADCVYSGRRAGAHVATHTSLETA, encoded by the coding sequence ATGAATGGAATAGAGGCTTTGCCGCCATTGCGGGTTGCGACCGCCGAGCAGTTGACCTGGGACGACCAAGCCGAACTGCTGGTGGTCGGCTTCGGCGGCGCCGGGGCCTGCGCGGCTATCGAGGCGGCCAGCCGTGGGTTGTCCGTGCTAGCCCTGGAACGCTTCGCCGGCGGCGGCGCTACCGCGATCAGCGGCGGCGTGGTCTATGCCGGCGGCGGTACGCCTTACCAGCAGCAAGCTGGTTACAGTGATGGCAGCGAGGCGATGTTCCGCTACCTGCGCCAAGAGGTCGGCGAGGCGGTGTCCGCTGCGACTCTGCGCGATTTTTGCGAACGCAGCTGTGAACAGCTGGCTTGGTTGGAACGCCAAGGCGTGACTTTCGAAGCCAGCGTGCCGCCGCATAAAACCTCCTACCCGACCGACCAGTACTACCTCTATTACTCCGGCAACGAAGCGGTGCCGGCCTATGCCGAGCAAGCGCCGCCGGCACCGCGCGGGCACCGGGCAAAAGGCCCGGGGATGTCCGGCGCCAGTCTATTCGCTCCGCTGAAAGCTGCCGCCCTCAGCCGTGGCGTGCGCCTGCACAGCCAGTGCGAAGTGCGCCGCCTGGTGCTCAACGAGCGCGATGAAGTGCTCGGGGTCGAAGCCTGGCAATTGCCTGCCGGCAGCCGCGCGGCGCGCTGGCATGGGCGCCTGGCACGCTGGGCCACGGCAATCCACATGTACGCCCCGGCATTGGCCGATAGTTTGCGTGTGCGTCTGCGGCGGATCGAACAGGTCCACGCCGAGCGCCGGCTGATCCGCGCCGAACGCGGCGTGCTGCTGAGCGCCGGTGGTTTTATCTTCAACCGCGCGCTGGTTCGTCAGCACGCACCGCACTACTTGGCCGGCCTGCCACTGGGCACCACCGGCTGCGACGGCAGCGGCATCCGCCTCGGACAGAGCGCCGGCGCCGCGTTGGCGCGGATGGACAAGGTCAGCGCCTGGCGCTTTATCAACCCGCCGCTGGCCTGGGCCCGTGGACTGATCGTCAACGGCGCCGGCCAACGTTACTGCAACGAAGAGGTGTATGGCGCCACGCTCGGCCACGCCATGGTCGAGGAACAGGGCGGCCGCGCCATCCTGATCCTCAATAAGGCTCTGGTGCGCGAAGCGCTGCGTCAGGTCGGACCCGGCAAAGTCTGGCAGTTCCAGCGTTTGCCTGTGCTGATCAACCTGCTGTTTAACGCCAAACGCGCCACCAGCCCGGCCGCACTGGCCGAGCGCTGCGGCCTGCCGGCGGTGCAGTTGGAGCAGAGCCTGGCCGCCTACAACCGCGCCGCCCGCGGTGAGGTGGCCGATGCCTTCGGTAAGTCGTCGGCCATGCTCGCCTCCCTGGAACAAGGGCCCTGGTACGCCCTCGACCTGTCCTTCGACAGCCGCCTGTTCCCCTGTCCGGCCATCACCCTCGGCGGACTCAAGGTCTGCGAGCGCAGCGGGCAGGTACTGAACGACTCGGGCGCACCGATTACCGGCCTGTACAGCGCCGGGCGCAATGCCGTGGGCATAGCTTCCAACCTCTATGTGTCCGGCCTGTCACTGGCCGACTGCGTCTATTCCGGCCGCCGCGCCGGCGCCCATGTAGCCACACACACTTCACTCGAAACCGCCTGA
- a CDS encoding glucose 1-dehydrogenase: MKRVEGKVCIITGAASGVGREDALLLAREGAKVVLTDLNDEAGRQVAAEIGANALFIHQDIASEADWQNVIKVTLETFGRLDVLVNNAAILALGSIEDTSLELWQKVQKINGEGYFLGCKYAVQAMKESGGGSIVNMSSVAALGGMPMFCAYSASKGAVAAMTRSVALHCKQQGYRIRCNSVHPDGINTPMTQALAGGQPIPQEILDQDPMNRMCAPQDIASVVLFLASDESRFVNGAEIRVDNAQLISGI; encoded by the coding sequence ATGAAACGCGTAGAAGGCAAAGTTTGCATCATCACCGGTGCCGCCAGCGGCGTTGGCCGCGAGGACGCGCTGCTACTGGCCCGCGAGGGCGCCAAGGTGGTGCTTACCGACTTGAACGACGAGGCCGGCCGCCAGGTCGCTGCCGAGATCGGCGCCAACGCCCTGTTTATCCACCAGGACATCGCTAGCGAGGCCGATTGGCAGAACGTCATCAAGGTCACCCTGGAAACCTTCGGCCGCCTCGACGTGCTGGTGAACAACGCCGCCATCCTCGCCCTCGGCAGCATCGAAGACACCAGCCTGGAGCTATGGCAGAAAGTGCAGAAAATCAACGGCGAGGGCTACTTCCTCGGTTGCAAGTACGCGGTGCAGGCGATGAAGGAAAGTGGCGGCGGTTCCATCGTCAATATGTCCTCGGTGGCGGCCCTCGGCGGCATGCCGATGTTCTGCGCCTACTCCGCCTCCAAGGGCGCAGTGGCGGCCATGACCCGTTCCGTCGCCCTGCACTGCAAGCAGCAGGGCTACCGCATCCGCTGCAACAGCGTGCACCCGGACGGCATCAACACGCCGATGACCCAAGCCCTCGCCGGTGGTCAGCCGATCCCCCAAGAAATCCTGGACCAGGACCCGATGAACCGTATGTGCGCGCCGCAGGATATCGCCAGCGTAGTGCTGTTCCTCGCCTCGGACGAGTCGCGCTTCGTCAACGGCGCCGAGATCCGCGTGGACAACGCCCAGTTGATCAGCGGTATCTGA
- a CDS encoding ferredoxin--NADP reductase: MGTQQLNLTPAGQAPLGVYRLEVAEVIDETADARSLVLRVPAELSERFHYKPGQFLSFRVPYEGKLLTRCYSMASSPDCDALPKVTVKRVEGGRVSNWMNQRVQAGDWLEVLPPAGHFCLNQSHQTASDSDIVLFGGGSGITPVFSILKSALRTSQRRIKLIYANRDESSVIFRDELRQLAKANGERLEVIHVLDSLQGYLTTEEVRHLVRGHAGAEFFICGPGPFMDTVERALLGLGEAPARIHVERFVSPPDPDELLAQEVEARAAAAGSACEVLAVELDGQLHEITCRPGDTLLQSCKVAGLDVPSSCEEGFCGACMCRVQEGETLLARNDVLSTQELAEGWTLACQSRPTSARVRLKFPD; this comes from the coding sequence ATGGGCACGCAGCAGCTGAACCTGACGCCTGCCGGACAGGCGCCGCTAGGCGTCTACCGGTTGGAAGTGGCCGAGGTGATCGACGAAACGGCCGACGCCCGCTCGCTGGTACTGCGCGTGCCAGCGGAACTGAGCGAACGCTTCCACTACAAACCGGGGCAGTTCCTCAGCTTTCGCGTGCCTTATGAAGGCAAGTTGCTGACCCGCTGTTACTCCATGGCCAGCTCGCCGGATTGCGATGCCTTGCCCAAGGTAACGGTCAAGCGGGTCGAGGGCGGCCGGGTGTCCAACTGGATGAACCAACGGGTGCAAGCCGGCGACTGGCTGGAGGTGCTGCCCCCAGCGGGACACTTCTGTTTAAACCAGAGCCACCAGACGGCGAGCGACAGCGACATAGTCCTGTTCGGCGGCGGCTCTGGCATTACCCCGGTGTTCTCCATCCTCAAGTCGGCGCTGCGGACCAGCCAGCGGCGGATCAAGCTGATCTACGCCAATCGCGACGAGAGCTCGGTGATCTTCCGCGACGAACTGCGCCAGCTGGCCAAGGCCAACGGCGAGCGGTTGGAAGTGATACATGTACTGGATTCGCTGCAGGGATATCTGACGACGGAAGAAGTCCGACACCTGGTACGCGGCCATGCTGGTGCCGAGTTCTTTATCTGCGGCCCCGGCCCTTTTATGGACACGGTGGAACGGGCGTTACTAGGCCTAGGCGAGGCACCGGCGCGCATTCATGTCGAACGCTTCGTCTCGCCGCCCGATCCGGATGAACTGTTGGCGCAGGAGGTCGAGGCGCGTGCGGCAGCTGCCGGCTCGGCCTGCGAAGTCTTGGCCGTCGAGTTGGATGGCCAGCTTCACGAAATAACCTGCCGGCCTGGCGATACCCTGTTGCAGAGCTGCAAGGTGGCCGGGCTGGATGTGCCCTCCTCCTGCGAGGAGGGCTTCTGCGGCGCCTGCATGTGCCGGGTACAAGAAGGTGAAACCCTGTTGGCGCGCAACGATGTACTGAGTACGCAGGAGTTGGCCGAGGGTTGGACCCTGGCCTGCCAGAGCCGGCCGACCAGTGCACGGGTGCGGCTGAAATTTCCAGATTGA
- a CDS encoding SDR family NAD(P)-dependent oxidoreductase codes for MARLQNKVAVVTGAASGIGLACVRRFAEEGAQVVGLDIGAAPAEFPGLFMTLDVRDEARIQQLMSEIISRFGRIDALVNAAGIADQGSVTAIETASWQRVLDINLTGSMLTSKYVLPQMEAQRSGSIINIGSIFGLQGCDGNVAYNVAKGGINQLTRSMAIDYGYANIRVNGLCPGLIETPMTHMVREHEAFHAYFTSQHMLCRSGQPEEVANVALFLASDEASFVSGQMIAVDGGFSAGRRFAPPAQ; via the coding sequence ATGGCACGTTTGCAGAACAAGGTGGCGGTCGTGACCGGTGCCGCTTCGGGTATAGGTCTGGCTTGTGTGCGCCGCTTCGCCGAGGAAGGCGCGCAGGTGGTGGGGCTGGATATCGGCGCTGCACCGGCGGAGTTTCCCGGCCTGTTCATGACCCTGGACGTACGCGACGAGGCCCGTATCCAGCAGCTGATGAGTGAGATCATCTCGCGCTTTGGCCGCATCGATGCCTTGGTTAACGCCGCTGGCATCGCCGATCAGGGCAGTGTCACCGCCATCGAAACCGCCAGTTGGCAACGGGTGCTGGACATCAACCTGACCGGCAGCATGCTCACCAGCAAGTACGTATTGCCGCAGATGGAAGCCCAGCGCAGCGGTTCGATCATCAATATCGGCTCGATCTTCGGCCTGCAGGGCTGCGACGGCAACGTCGCCTACAACGTGGCCAAGGGCGGCATCAACCAGCTGACCCGCTCCATGGCGATCGATTATGGTTATGCGAATATCCGCGTCAACGGCCTCTGCCCTGGGCTGATCGAAACGCCAATGACCCATATGGTGCGCGAGCATGAGGCCTTCCACGCTTACTTCACCTCACAGCACATGCTCTGCCGCTCCGGGCAGCCGGAGGAAGTGGCCAACGTGGCACTGTTCCTCGCCTCCGACGAGGCCTCCTTCGTCAGTGGGCAGATGATCGCGGTGGATGGTGGTTTCTCCGCCGGCCGCCGTTTCGCCCCACCGGCGCAGTAA
- a CDS encoding FadD3 family acyl-CoA ligase: protein MPSVENAVTIPQLIAAAARAYGDSSAIEEAGRRISYRELDQLRRQAARALLALGVQAGERVAIWAPNIWEWIVAATALQSIGAALVPLNTRMKGAEAGFVLRESGASLLFVIGEFLGVDYPRLLEGESLPALRRIVSLRGASHGALAWADFLSLAAEISPAELVVREEAVNPQSLSDLLFTSGTTGNPKGVMTQHGQNLMVVRDWSAVVGLREGDRYLIVNPFFHSFGYKAGWLAALMRGCTILPQQVFDVQAVLECVARERISVLPGPPTLYQSLLAHPQRAQYDLSSLRVAVTGAAAIPVQMIHRMRDELGFQTIITAYGLTEVCGFATICRAGDAPELVATTSGRAMPGIEICCVDAEGHLLPPGEPGEVLVRGYNLMQGYFNDPQASLETIDSDGWLHTGDIGVLDEQGYLRITDRLKDMFITGGFNVYPAEIEQCLLKYPGLAQVAVIGIPDERLGEVAMAFLLPTPGNTVEEPAFIAWCREQMANYKVPRRVQVVQAMPLNASGKVTKNALRELASAAV, encoded by the coding sequence ATGCCGTCCGTGGAAAACGCCGTAACCATTCCGCAACTCATAGCCGCCGCGGCCCGGGCCTACGGCGACAGCTCAGCCATTGAGGAAGCCGGCCGGCGAATCAGCTACCGCGAACTCGACCAACTGCGCCGCCAGGCCGCCCGCGCCTTGCTGGCGCTGGGTGTGCAGGCCGGTGAGCGGGTGGCGATCTGGGCACCGAATATCTGGGAATGGATAGTCGCGGCCACGGCGCTGCAAAGCATCGGCGCCGCCCTGGTGCCGTTGAACACGCGAATGAAGGGCGCCGAGGCCGGTTTCGTCCTGCGCGAGAGCGGTGCCAGCCTGTTGTTCGTGATCGGCGAATTTCTCGGTGTCGACTATCCGCGCCTGCTGGAGGGCGAATCCTTGCCGGCCTTGCGCCGAATCGTCAGCCTGCGCGGCGCCAGCCACGGCGCTCTGGCCTGGGCAGATTTTCTCTCCCTGGCCGCCGAAATTTCACCGGCCGAGTTGGTGGTGCGCGAAGAGGCGGTCAACCCGCAGTCGCTCTCCGATCTGCTGTTCACCTCCGGCACCACCGGCAATCCTAAGGGGGTCATGACCCAGCATGGGCAGAACCTTATGGTGGTACGCGACTGGAGCGCGGTGGTCGGCCTGCGCGAGGGCGACCGCTACCTGATCGTCAATCCGTTCTTCCACTCCTTTGGCTACAAGGCCGGCTGGCTGGCGGCGCTGATGCGCGGCTGCACCATCCTGCCGCAACAGGTGTTCGATGTGCAGGCGGTGCTGGAGTGTGTGGCGCGCGAGCGTATCAGCGTGCTGCCGGGGCCACCGACTCTGTATCAATCGCTCCTCGCCCACCCGCAACGGGCGCAGTACGACCTGTCCTCGCTACGCGTGGCGGTGACCGGCGCGGCGGCAATTCCGGTGCAGATGATCCATCGCATGCGCGACGAGCTGGGCTTCCAGACCATCATCACCGCCTACGGGCTGACCGAAGTCTGCGGCTTCGCCACCATCTGCCGTGCCGGGGATGCGCCCGAGCTAGTCGCCACTACCAGCGGGCGAGCCATGCCCGGCATCGAGATCTGCTGCGTGGATGCCGAGGGCCACCTGCTACCGCCAGGCGAGCCCGGTGAGGTGCTGGTGCGCGGCTACAACCTGATGCAGGGCTACTTCAACGATCCCCAGGCAAGCCTGGAGACCATCGACAGCGACGGCTGGCTGCATACCGGGGATATCGGCGTACTCGACGAACAGGGCTATCTGCGCATCACCGACCGGCTGAAGGACATGTTTATCACCGGCGGCTTCAACGTCTACCCGGCGGAGATCGAGCAGTGCCTACTCAAGTACCCGGGGCTGGCCCAGGTCGCGGTGATCGGCATCCCCGACGAACGCCTCGGCGAGGTGGCCATGGCCTTCCTGCTGCCGACGCCCGGTAACACGGTCGAAGAGCCGGCCTTTATCGCCTGGTGCCGCGAGCAGATGGCCAATTACAAAGTGCCGCGGCGGGTGCAGGTGGTGCAGGCCATGCCGTTGAATGCCTCGGGCAAAGTGACCAAGAATGCCTTGCGCGAACTGGCTTCGGCGGCGGTTTGA